In one Pseudomonas sp. 31-12 genomic region, the following are encoded:
- a CDS encoding pilus assembly protein, protein MKHLLALFGFYLFAQLAHAAPSINIGTVYDYLDGDKSTYLKRVFNGGDSTAFVKVNILEILYDADGTSREVPLKTQADGNARDGLMASPARLIVPANGMQGTRLLYMGKRDRERYFRVRFVPVVPEKEDEFAVSSEEREDYKKSLSAGVTVLAGYGAVFFVRPKETRFDSAIENEAGNYRIRNNGNTVVVIDEFKDCSAKNEQDCQPTTKHHILAGRTFQFDKQAGREYRFTLIEGESSKKLDVKG, encoded by the coding sequence ATGAAACACCTGTTGGCACTGTTTGGTTTTTATCTTTTCGCGCAACTGGCTCACGCCGCACCGAGCATCAATATCGGGACCGTTTACGACTATCTGGACGGTGACAAAAGTACGTATTTGAAACGCGTGTTCAATGGCGGCGACAGCACGGCCTTCGTCAAGGTCAACATCCTTGAAATCCTGTATGACGCCGATGGCACCTCACGCGAAGTTCCGCTCAAGACCCAGGCCGACGGCAATGCCCGGGATGGCTTGATGGCCAGTCCGGCGCGGCTGATTGTGCCGGCCAATGGCATGCAGGGCACACGGTTGCTGTACATGGGCAAACGCGACAGAGAGCGGTATTTCAGGGTGCGTTTCGTGCCGGTCGTACCGGAGAAGGAAGATGAATTCGCCGTCTCCAGCGAAGAGCGCGAAGACTACAAAAAGTCCTTGTCCGCCGGGGTCACCGTGCTGGCAGGTTACGGCGCGGTGTTTTTCGTGCGGCCCAAAGAAACGCGTTTCGACAGCGCAATCGAGAACGAGGCCGGCAACTACCGGATCCGCAACAACGGCAACACCGTGGTGGTGATCGACGAGTTCAAGGATTGCTCGGCCAAGAACGAGCAGGACTGCCAGCCGACGACCAAGCATCACATTCTGGCCGGCCGCACGTTTCAGTTCGACAAGCAGGCCGGTCGCGAATATCGCTTTACCCTGATTGAAGGTGAAAGCAGCAAAAAACTGGACGTGAAGGGATAA
- a CDS encoding CS1 type fimbrial major subunit, translated as MSKKLIQVFLSAVVMGSSAGAFAAREVHTFEVFVTIPTQAFYVIPSDAGWIHREQQLPWNLRSSTLGGLRKYFDVKNEAGSIEARLDGRPYLSNGTDAHDIALRVLFNGKLLSEHENSEVVSLTEAAPGKRVLLEIVPMPPADGVYKPGSYFGSVNMIFNAILPGA; from the coding sequence ATGAGCAAGAAGCTGATCCAGGTTTTTTTGTCGGCCGTGGTGATGGGGTCGAGCGCTGGTGCCTTCGCCGCCAGGGAAGTGCACACCTTCGAAGTGTTCGTGACGATTCCGACCCAGGCGTTTTATGTCATTCCATCAGACGCGGGCTGGATCCACCGTGAGCAGCAACTGCCGTGGAATCTGAGGTCGTCGACATTGGGTGGCTTGCGCAAATATTTCGACGTGAAAAACGAAGCGGGCTCGATCGAGGCGCGACTTGACGGTCGTCCCTATCTGTCCAACGGCACCGACGCCCATGACATTGCCTTGCGAGTGCTGTTCAACGGCAAGCTGTTAAGCGAGCACGAAAACAGCGAAGTGGTTTCGCTGACCGAGGCAGCACCCGGAAAACGCGTGTTGCTCGAAATCGTCCCGATGCCGCCTGCCGATGGGGTTTACAAGCCTGGCAGTTACTTTGGCAGCGTCAACATGATCTTCAATGCGATTCTTCCGGGGGCTTGA
- a CDS encoding NEL-type E3 ubiquitin ligase domain-containing protein yields the protein MSDLQGRKAVHLSVTDDNKGRHYDFINSRIHPTFKDASLRRARELGLTEVMSGQWLKTANTYDHTLLQEANLELWSAQNKVDRFIEALQNVDDFAEPLLTDALKKQYGVDVDVRTTYLHLYLPKERPWYAIDISGGVVTRTVSLLNAALHNFARTETCEADSDFISQPDERGHFDVLPVKRKMSIAEFQTLCRKLDIGARYARYLEDRLLPRDAVAKRFLQLKIIESEKAAFKAAVQLALMTGDIDAQASDLILKMLDGQRNLTRKGRVMHFAELSVLDSRLAGIVLITPQLYREHKGEREREAVPIFAYVPQDPEHPLKEYPSTVAFMNELTRQLRDNKIISSAGMTYRQYFSRFVDQSERGHFFGGLQQRLFEVKWHQKDPLDPGPSWREVPVDPPSLRFSATPIRGEFWEYRFEQKLNKILDDARHIAVSTADTDRDARWAWWENFKKIVSDIFNVALMVITPFVPGLGELMMAYTAYQIASDVIEGIVDMTLGLWTEAAEHIVGVVTDAIQLAAFAAGVKIGEIARLKLSPLFEGMKPVELPNGQQRLWHPDLKPYEHPNVELPADSRPDESGLHTHEGQQILPLEKKHYAVQKDPKTGNYRVKHPHRGEAYLPEVKHNGFGAWTHEAESPRDWDHPTLMRRLGYRVDGFNDAQLEQIRIASGTEAAALRQMYVENTAPPPLLADGLDRADIQQQTEQTIHDIRSGRPIDPASYWFEPLATYLEGWPSDKALRVYENADLRGRFRTYGNAWASDEQTLATSLSRLMQGDLPKQLTEFLSEDELQALLGPGVAREEQLQALRNQLADEADRLRPDIFNQRYQAAQASANPQVQQLREVAPALPTRAATVLLNSANGAELERMTQDKRLPLNLKNQAREAAFETRANHAYEGFTDDARWIPETERLVLNALRIHTDAFGDLRIDVRQGTDIGPIRCSVGAEDASVIRVLIKDDGARYEVWNADNHKLHEADDFYESVLNALPAGKRLQLGYRPGQGASFRQWVLVKTEAPAERRIALAQPPIRPIGDPDTLLLLRGPGFSIQRATLAERVQGTYPHLSEREVSIFVRSLGEEAQARKTLDRLDRELYELQVKLNKWRNQQPDAWGPDRNGFVNGGGLHICERLIECFQRKSRAFGERNDTLEGGYVLDLSMEFNTIDLELWWSKLPNLKYYLDQVSTLNLDRTAFSTTSTGLLEDFTGLRQLSARGCELKELPVTIGKMHFLRTLRLMNNQLRLTRSAVEQLRHLTHMETLRLDDNPQLDLLPNVERMPKLKILSLSNTGATAWPEGLFARRRPRGFYLDLMQNPLRDIPLVVPGSEAARLVARTRLFPTDLSDANLIVYKDYRRSVGISPDRPYSAIAEHAINQWPMSDDSQWWSDKAAGVGIFRVEAWHDLVTEPHSQGFFSLIQKQTESADYRAGGDRRKQLSDRVWRMIEAIDLDTALRKELFEMATAPTTCADAGAQVFNNMGIKVLVSEAYAQSTSAAILESRLVALAKGAARLERVDDIARADFASRKGHPDEVEVFLAYETGLAQRLGLPWQSETMLYRPIAGVSAKTLDTAFDTVMSMEAGDGLINHMIEQSFWEKYLHDTYPAEFRRNARTYEIRTDQLDELREAQRSWANAKGRVIAQRQAIKKRLLDLANQLNVQENRVLTDKEMTDEVYDGLLNDIGYEEKQLSRRLTRQALLNAG from the coding sequence ATGTCAGATTTACAAGGACGTAAAGCTGTTCACCTGTCGGTGACAGACGACAATAAGGGCCGTCACTACGATTTCATCAACAGTCGAATTCACCCAACGTTCAAGGACGCCTCATTGCGAAGGGCGCGGGAGTTGGGCCTCACGGAAGTGATGTCCGGACAATGGTTAAAGACGGCTAACACATACGATCACACGCTATTACAAGAAGCCAACCTCGAACTCTGGTCCGCTCAGAACAAGGTGGATCGGTTTATTGAAGCGTTACAAAACGTTGATGACTTTGCCGAACCCTTACTCACCGATGCATTGAAGAAACAGTACGGCGTCGATGTCGATGTAAGAACAACGTACTTACATCTTTATTTACCCAAAGAGCGCCCCTGGTATGCCATCGACATTTCCGGCGGCGTCGTCACCCGAACCGTCTCACTGCTGAACGCCGCCCTACACAACTTCGCACGGACCGAAACCTGTGAGGCGGATTCCGACTTCATCAGTCAGCCCGATGAGCGCGGTCACTTCGACGTTTTGCCGGTCAAACGCAAAATGTCCATCGCCGAGTTCCAGACCCTGTGTCGCAAGCTGGACATCGGCGCGCGTTATGCCCGTTATCTTGAAGACCGCTTGCTGCCTCGCGATGCCGTCGCGAAGCGTTTTTTGCAACTCAAAATCATCGAGAGCGAGAAAGCGGCCTTCAAGGCAGCCGTTCAATTAGCGCTGATGACCGGCGACATTGATGCCCAGGCGAGCGATCTGATCCTGAAGATGCTCGATGGCCAGCGCAACCTCACCCGCAAAGGCCGGGTGATGCATTTCGCTGAATTGTCCGTTCTGGATAGCCGACTGGCCGGGATCGTGTTGATTACGCCGCAGCTGTATCGCGAGCACAAGGGCGAGCGAGAGCGTGAAGCCGTACCGATATTCGCGTATGTCCCGCAAGACCCTGAACATCCGCTGAAAGAGTATCCGTCCACTGTTGCCTTCATGAATGAACTGACTCGCCAGCTGCGTGACAACAAGATCATCTCGTCCGCTGGCATGACTTATCGCCAATACTTCAGCCGGTTCGTCGATCAGTCAGAACGAGGGCATTTTTTCGGCGGGCTGCAACAGCGACTGTTCGAGGTGAAATGGCATCAGAAAGATCCGCTGGATCCAGGACCCAGCTGGCGAGAAGTCCCGGTCGACCCACCCAGTCTTCGTTTCAGCGCCACACCGATCCGCGGCGAATTCTGGGAATACCGCTTTGAGCAGAAGCTGAACAAGATCCTCGATGACGCCCGACACATTGCCGTGTCCACCGCCGACACCGATCGCGATGCCCGATGGGCCTGGTGGGAGAACTTCAAGAAAATAGTCTCGGACATCTTCAACGTCGCCCTGATGGTCATCACACCGTTCGTGCCGGGGTTGGGGGAATTGATGATGGCCTACACCGCCTATCAGATCGCCAGCGATGTCATCGAAGGCATCGTCGACATGACGTTGGGGCTGTGGACAGAAGCCGCTGAGCATATCGTCGGCGTGGTGACGGATGCTATTCAATTGGCGGCGTTTGCTGCCGGCGTGAAGATTGGCGAGATCGCTCGCTTGAAACTTTCACCGTTGTTCGAAGGCATGAAACCGGTGGAGCTGCCCAATGGCCAGCAACGCTTGTGGCATCCCGACCTCAAGCCCTACGAGCACCCGAACGTCGAGTTGCCAGCCGATTCCAGGCCTGACGAATCGGGTTTGCATACTCATGAAGGTCAGCAGATTCTGCCGCTGGAGAAAAAACATTACGCCGTGCAAAAAGACCCGAAAACGGGCAACTATCGTGTCAAACACCCCCATCGTGGCGAGGCCTATTTACCCGAGGTGAAACACAACGGTTTCGGCGCCTGGACACATGAAGCGGAAAGCCCGCGAGACTGGGACCACCCGACACTGATGCGGCGTCTCGGTTACCGCGTCGACGGTTTCAATGATGCGCAGCTGGAGCAAATTCGCATTGCCAGCGGCACCGAAGCGGCTGCATTACGCCAAATGTACGTCGAAAACACCGCCCCGCCCCCGTTGCTTGCCGACGGCCTTGATCGCGCAGACATTCAGCAGCAAACCGAGCAGACGATTCATGACATCCGCTCCGGACGGCCTATCGATCCCGCTTCTTACTGGTTCGAACCGCTGGCGACTTACCTTGAAGGCTGGCCCTCGGACAAAGCCCTGAGAGTCTACGAAAACGCCGACCTGAGGGGCCGCTTTCGCACCTACGGAAATGCCTGGGCGAGCGACGAACAGACGCTCGCCACCAGTCTGTCCCGTCTCATGCAGGGTGACCTGCCAAAGCAGCTCACCGAGTTTCTGAGCGAAGACGAACTTCAAGCGCTGCTCGGCCCGGGTGTCGCCCGGGAAGAACAGCTTCAGGCGCTGCGCAATCAATTGGCTGACGAGGCAGACCGCCTCAGACCCGATATCTTCAATCAGCGCTATCAAGCCGCACAAGCGAGCGCCAACCCGCAGGTTCAACAGCTGCGCGAGGTGGCTCCAGCGTTGCCGACCCGCGCGGCAACCGTACTGCTCAACAGTGCCAACGGCGCTGAGCTCGAACGCATGACACAGGACAAACGCCTGCCGCTGAACCTGAAAAACCAGGCACGTGAAGCGGCCTTCGAAACCCGGGCCAACCATGCCTATGAAGGTTTCACCGATGATGCGCGCTGGATACCAGAGACCGAGCGATTGGTGCTGAACGCGCTCAGGATTCACACCGACGCGTTCGGCGATTTGCGTATCGACGTTCGTCAGGGCACCGACATCGGGCCCATACGGTGCAGCGTGGGAGCAGAAGACGCTTCGGTCATCCGGGTTTTGATCAAGGATGACGGGGCACGGTACGAAGTGTGGAACGCCGACAACCACAAATTGCACGAAGCCGACGACTTCTACGAATCGGTGCTCAACGCGCTGCCGGCCGGCAAACGCCTGCAACTGGGATATCGCCCCGGCCAGGGAGCCTCGTTCAGGCAATGGGTGCTGGTCAAAACCGAAGCCCCCGCCGAGCGCCGGATCGCGTTGGCGCAGCCGCCGATTCGCCCGATCGGCGACCCGGACACCCTGCTGCTGTTGCGCGGTCCGGGCTTTTCCATACAAAGGGCTACCCTGGCGGAACGGGTGCAGGGAACTTACCCACACTTGAGCGAGCGGGAGGTCAGCATTTTTGTTCGATCGCTAGGCGAAGAAGCTCAGGCGCGCAAGACCCTCGATCGACTTGACCGCGAACTCTATGAACTTCAAGTGAAGCTCAATAAATGGCGGAATCAGCAACCGGATGCCTGGGGTCCGGATCGTAACGGATTCGTGAATGGTGGCGGGTTGCACATTTGCGAGCGGCTCATCGAGTGCTTTCAAAGAAAGTCGAGGGCCTTTGGCGAGCGCAATGACACGCTGGAAGGCGGGTATGTGCTGGACCTGTCGATGGAATTCAACACGATTGACCTTGAGTTGTGGTGGAGCAAACTGCCGAATCTGAAGTACTACCTCGACCAGGTCAGCACGCTAAATCTGGACCGTACTGCCTTTTCCACAACCTCCACGGGGCTGCTGGAAGACTTCACCGGACTTCGGCAACTGAGCGCCAGGGGCTGTGAGCTGAAGGAGCTGCCGGTAACGATTGGCAAAATGCATTTTCTTCGCACGCTGCGCTTGATGAACAACCAGCTCCGCTTGACCCGGTCGGCCGTCGAGCAATTGCGGCATTTGACCCATATGGAAACGCTCAGGCTCGATGACAACCCACAGTTGGATTTGCTGCCGAACGTCGAACGCATGCCGAAACTGAAGATTTTGAGTTTGAGCAACACCGGCGCAACCGCCTGGCCTGAAGGCCTGTTCGCAAGGCGCCGCCCGCGCGGGTTTTATCTGGACCTGATGCAAAACCCGTTACGCGACATCCCCTTGGTGGTTCCCGGTTCGGAAGCCGCGCGCCTCGTGGCCCGTACGCGATTGTTTCCGACAGACCTTTCGGACGCCAATCTGATTGTTTACAAAGACTACCGAAGATCAGTGGGCATCAGCCCTGATCGCCCTTATTCGGCCATTGCAGAGCATGCGATCAATCAGTGGCCCATGTCCGACGATTCCCAATGGTGGAGCGACAAGGCCGCCGGCGTGGGCATCTTCAGGGTAGAAGCCTGGCACGACCTGGTGACAGAACCACACTCCCAAGGGTTCTTCAGCTTGATCCAGAAGCAGACAGAGTCTGCCGACTACCGCGCCGGTGGCGATCGGCGCAAGCAGCTGAGTGATCGCGTATGGCGAATGATCGAGGCCATCGACCTGGACACGGCACTGCGCAAAGAGTTGTTTGAAATGGCAACCGCACCGACCACGTGCGCTGACGCCGGTGCTCAGGTCTTCAACAACATGGGCATCAAAGTCTTGGTCAGCGAGGCGTATGCCCAGTCGACTTCGGCCGCGATCCTGGAAAGCAGATTGGTGGCCCTGGCAAAAGGCGCCGCGCGTCTCGAACGGGTGGATGACATCGCCCGGGCGGATTTCGCCAGCCGAAAAGGTCATCCCGATGAAGTCGAAGTGTTCCTCGCTTACGAGACCGGCCTAGCCCAGCGACTCGGTTTACCCTGGCAATCAGAGACCATGCTCTATCGACCCATTGCCGGCGTGAGTGCCAAAACACTCGATACAGCCTTCGATACCGTGATGTCGATGGAAGCCGGTGACGGTTTGATCAATCACATGATCGAGCAGTCGTTCTGGGAAAAATACCTGCATGACACGTATCCCGCGGAGTTCAGGCGCAATGCCCGGACGTATGAAATCAGAACCGATCAATTGGATGAATTGCGCGAGGCCCAGCGTTCCTGGGCGAACGCCAAAGGACGGGTGATTGCGCAAAGACAGGCGATCAAGAAGCGACTGCTGGACCTTGCCAATCAACTGAACGTCCAGGAAAACCGTGTGCTCACCGATAAAGAAATGACCGACGAGGTCTACGACGGATTGCTGAACGACATCGGCTACGAGGAAAAACAACTGAGCAGGCGGTTGACCCGACAGGCGCTGCTCAACGCCGGGTAA